The Flavobacterium faecale genome has a segment encoding these proteins:
- a CDS encoding RNA polymerase sigma factor, producing MKLKITHTTTIDDTTLWQQLIAGDEKAFSSLFKKYYEQLVRYGNSFSPFTEKVQDCIQDVFADLWLYKHSLNEHANVKAYLLSSVRNRIARLQERDHIFSKTKSTDSLEFLFDFSIEHQLIIDEHTKDRTTQLNKHINQLPSRQKEALYLRYHQGLTVNQIADTFKMNYQSANNLLHRALLNLRKDWNSPYPLLSLVLAMFS from the coding sequence TTGAAGTTAAAAATTACACATACTACAACGATCGATGATACTACACTTTGGCAACAACTGATTGCCGGAGATGAGAAAGCTTTTTCGAGCCTTTTCAAGAAATATTATGAGCAGTTGGTACGTTATGGAAACTCCTTTTCTCCCTTTACCGAAAAAGTGCAAGATTGCATTCAAGACGTATTTGCAGACTTGTGGTTGTACAAGCATTCACTTAATGAGCACGCAAATGTAAAAGCGTATTTGTTATCTAGTGTGCGCAACCGTATTGCGAGATTACAGGAACGTGATCATATTTTTAGCAAAACAAAATCTACTGATTCTCTTGAGTTCTTATTTGATTTTTCTATTGAGCACCAATTAATTATTGATGAGCATACAAAAGATAGAACAACTCAACTCAATAAACATATCAATCAATTGCCATCTAGGCAAAAAGAAGCCTTGTACCTACGTTACCACCAAGGCCTAACGGTAAATCAAATTGCAGACACTTTCAAGATGAATTATCAGTCTGCAAACAACCTTTTGCACCGTGCTTTATTAAATTTAAGAAAAGATTGGAATAGTCCTTATCCCTTGCTATCACTAGTGTTAGCGATGTTCTCTTAA
- a CDS encoding FecR family protein: MQNRDNYSEIEDFLTDVSFQDWVRTDVDAQDWERWTLESPSRAKLVEEARLWILALKVPENNMPYATLQSALVATWNKIEQKENKKSNNWNFKFIKAAAAVLVLGLGIFGAYNHFKGTTGNDILHNRVIINNQEEIVEQTNNTNEAQTITLSDGSSVLLQPKSKLSYPKLFIGNKRKVYLSGEGFFEISKNPKRPFLVYANEIVTTVVGTSFRISAFKEEPNVQVLVRTGKVKVQSNKLPLNSVKNKEITLLPNEAIRFTKKSEVFNKITDITKDKQLNDVLKPIEQLSFEFTDTPVSQIFKTIEQAYLVNITFPKEKLKDCHLTTSLNDQPLPEKLKIICRALGNSTSYEMNQNQINISSDGCN, encoded by the coding sequence ATGCAAAATCGAGATAATTATTCAGAAATCGAAGACTTCCTAACCGATGTTTCATTCCAGGATTGGGTACGAACAGACGTTGATGCTCAAGATTGGGAACGATGGACATTAGAAAGCCCATCTAGAGCCAAACTGGTCGAAGAAGCTAGACTTTGGATTCTTGCATTAAAAGTACCTGAAAATAACATGCCGTATGCAACATTACAATCTGCTCTTGTTGCTACTTGGAATAAAATTGAACAAAAAGAAAACAAAAAAAGCAATAACTGGAATTTTAAGTTCATCAAAGCTGCAGCAGCAGTTTTAGTTTTGGGGTTAGGTATTTTTGGAGCTTATAATCATTTTAAAGGAACAACTGGTAACGACATCCTTCACAATCGAGTTATCATTAATAATCAAGAGGAAATTGTTGAACAAACCAACAACACCAATGAAGCTCAAACCATCACTTTGTCAGATGGTAGTTCAGTCCTTTTACAGCCGAAAAGTAAATTAAGCTATCCAAAGCTATTTATAGGGAATAAAAGAAAAGTGTATTTGTCTGGTGAAGGTTTCTTTGAAATTAGCAAGAATCCAAAAAGACCTTTTTTGGTGTATGCTAATGAAATTGTAACTACGGTAGTTGGAACAAGTTTTAGAATTAGTGCTTTTAAAGAGGAACCCAATGTTCAAGTTCTTGTGAGAACAGGAAAAGTAAAAGTACAATCGAACAAATTGCCGCTCAACTCTGTTAAAAATAAAGAGATCACATTATTACCAAACGAGGCTATACGTTTTACAAAAAAATCGGAAGTCTTTAATAAAATAACAGACATCACCAAAGACAAGCAATTGAATGATGTCTTGAAACCTATTGAACAACTGAGTTTTGAGTTTACCGACACTCCGGTAAGTCAAATTTTTAAAACGATAGAACAAGCTTATTTAGTAAACATTACATTTCCTAAAGAAAAATTAAAAGATTGTCATCTGACCACGTCACTAAACGATCAACCCTTGCCTGAAAAATTGAAAATTATTTGTAGAGCATTAGGAAACAGCACTAGTTATGAAATGAATCAAAATCAAATCAACATATCATCCGATGGTTGTAATTAA